The Vicia villosa cultivar HV-30 ecotype Madison, WI linkage group LG1, Vvil1.0, whole genome shotgun sequence genome includes a region encoding these proteins:
- the LOC131602152 gene encoding MYB-like transcription factor EOBI — protein MDVKGRNNNNNNVVMSSEDDEMDLRRGPWTVDEDLTLMNYIATHGEGRWNTLANLAGLKRTGKSCRLRWLNYLRPDVRRGNITLEEQLMILELHTRWGNRWSKIAQYLPGRTDNEIKNYWRTRVQKLAKQLKCDVNSKQFKDTMRYLWMPRLVERIQAASAATSTTTKAVVNNTSSNYINNNNGVKATMGSTPTITSINNEFVSSQPHMTQGYTLENSYTTTSSDSFENNISTISNLGDNNNYCYTSFDNKDNPNLDYYQPSHQPSFSDCITSPSGLFSSQEITDFQFMEPNTPWIQNEDSSNIFWNDETILFLEQQLMNDTM, from the exons ATGGATGTAAAAggaagaaacaacaacaacaacaacgttgtTATGAGTAGTGAAGATGATGAGATGGACCTTAGAAGAGGTCCATGGACGGTGGATGAGGATCTAACCCTCATGAATTACATTGCTACTCATGGTGAAGGTCGTTGGAATACCCTAGCAAACTTAGCAG GTCTTAAACGAACGGGCAAGAGTTGTCGATTGAGGTGGCTAAACTATCTTCGTCCTGATGTTAGACGAGGAAACATCACACTTGAAGAGCAACTAATGATTCTTGAGCTTCATACTCGTTGGGGTAATCG ATGGTCAAAAATAGCACAATATTTACCTGGAAGAACAGACAACGAAATAAAGAATTATTGGAGAACTCGTGTGCAAAAGCTAGCCAAACAACTCAAATGCGACGTGAATAGCAAGCAATTCAAAGACACCATGCGTTATCTTTGGATGCCAAGACTAGTAGAGCGCATTCAGGCCGCATCAGCCGCCACTTCCACCACCACCAAGGCCGTCGTCAACAATACTTCATCCAACTACATCAACAATAATAATGGCGTAAAAGCTACAATGGGTTCAACTCCAACAATTACTTCTATAAACAATGAATTTGTGAGTTCACAACCACATATGACACAAGGTTATACCCTAGAGAACAGTTACACAACCACATCTTCAGATTCATTTGAGAATAATATCTCAACAATATCAAATTTGGgtgataataataattattgttacACAAGTTTTGATAATAAGGATAACCCTAATTTAGATTATTATCAACCTTCTCATCAACCTAGCTTCTCAGATTGCATCACAAGCCCATCTGGATTATTCTCCTCTCAAGAAATAACTGATTTCCAATTCATGGAGCCAAACACACCATGGATACAAAATGAGGACTCATCAAACATTTTTTGGAATGATGAAACCATCTTGTTTTTGGAGCAACAACTCATGAATGATACCATGTAA